A single genomic interval of Hemiscyllium ocellatum isolate sHemOce1 chromosome 44, sHemOce1.pat.X.cur, whole genome shotgun sequence harbors:
- the LOC132835256 gene encoding uncharacterized protein LOC132835256 isoform X2 → MNMKLSSVTGIILLLLLIQGGPVHGGVHQSPDLLKAEEGDDVALHCHFDPSNHPSQLVALQWNLPEGEVYAIVPGNAKGGKTSKRLVLEVDLQARSSLLRISGAITNDSGLYVCLVELLEPLPIIQMKGSGTQLHVIPGNRTNQVRKEPKHIEDFSSNGTNPGTNVSKMILGFTVNVISRPMMELSCFISLLCLVTLALVAGLGDSVWMRWKFSQRSQTYNIRRHKGNLRVARRGVSSVSVM, encoded by the exons GAGGTCCAGTTCATGGTGGGGTCCACCAGTCTCCCGATTTGTTGAAGGCAGAGGAAGGGGATGATGTGGCACTACATTGCCACTTTGACCCATCCAATCACCCATCACAACTGGTAGCCTTACAATGGAATCTGCCCGAAGGTGAGGTGTATGCGATTGTGCCTGGTAACGCTAAGGGAGGCAAGACCAGCAAGAGACTGGTACTCGAGGTGGACCTGCAAGCGAGGAGCTCCTTGTTGCGCATCAGTGGTGCCATCACCAATGACAGTGGCCTCTACGTCTGCCTCGTCGAACTCCTCGAACCTCTGCCCATTATCCAGATGAAGGGGAGTGGGACCCAGCTTCATGTCATACCAG GAAACAGGACAAATCAAGTCAGAAAGGAACCCAAACACATTGAAGACTTTTCCA GCAATGGAACAAATCCAGGAACAAACGTGTCCAAAATGATCCTCGGATTTACTG TGAATGTGATCTCGAGACCGATGATGGAGCTCAGCTGTTTCATCTCGCTCCTCTGCCTCGTCACCCTTGCCCTGGTTGCTGGCCTTGGAGATTCCGTCTGGATGAGATGGAAATTTTCCCAGAGAAGCCAGACTTACAACATCAGGCGTCACAAAGGGAACTTGCGGGTCGCTCGGAGAGGAGTCTCCTCAGTTTCAGTCATGTAG
- the LOC132835256 gene encoding uncharacterized protein LOC132835256 isoform X1 has translation MNMKLSSVTGIILLLLLIQAGGPVHGGVHQSPDLLKAEEGDDVALHCHFDPSNHPSQLVALQWNLPEGEVYAIVPGNAKGGKTSKRLVLEVDLQARSSLLRISGAITNDSGLYVCLVELLEPLPIIQMKGSGTQLHVIPGNRTNQVRKEPKHIEDFSSNGTNPGTNVSKMILGFTVNVISRPMMELSCFISLLCLVTLALVAGLGDSVWMRWKFSQRSQTYNIRRHKGNLRVARRGVSSVSVM, from the exons CAGGAGGTCCAGTTCATGGTGGGGTCCACCAGTCTCCCGATTTGTTGAAGGCAGAGGAAGGGGATGATGTGGCACTACATTGCCACTTTGACCCATCCAATCACCCATCACAACTGGTAGCCTTACAATGGAATCTGCCCGAAGGTGAGGTGTATGCGATTGTGCCTGGTAACGCTAAGGGAGGCAAGACCAGCAAGAGACTGGTACTCGAGGTGGACCTGCAAGCGAGGAGCTCCTTGTTGCGCATCAGTGGTGCCATCACCAATGACAGTGGCCTCTACGTCTGCCTCGTCGAACTCCTCGAACCTCTGCCCATTATCCAGATGAAGGGGAGTGGGACCCAGCTTCATGTCATACCAG GAAACAGGACAAATCAAGTCAGAAAGGAACCCAAACACATTGAAGACTTTTCCA GCAATGGAACAAATCCAGGAACAAACGTGTCCAAAATGATCCTCGGATTTACTG TGAATGTGATCTCGAGACCGATGATGGAGCTCAGCTGTTTCATCTCGCTCCTCTGCCTCGTCACCCTTGCCCTGGTTGCTGGCCTTGGAGATTCCGTCTGGATGAGATGGAAATTTTCCCAGAGAAGCCAGACTTACAACATCAGGCGTCACAAAGGGAACTTGCGGGTCGCTCGGAGAGGAGTCTCCTCAGTTTCAGTCATGTAG